TACAGATTTACAAACACAAGACAGACGACTTTTGTTTATAAAAAACATACTGGGAGAAACGGTTAATAAATTAGAGCCTAATAACCCTTATATTTATTTTTATGATGATGGTAGTTTTGAAAAGAGAATTATCTTTGAAAAATAAATTATCATTTAAAGTTATACCATTGTTAAAATATAAGCATTTCATTAAGTCAGACGATGCCGATTGGATAACTTTTATTCATGGGGCAGGAGGCAGTAGTACCATATGGCACAAGCAAGTCAAAGTACTCAAAGAACATTTTAATTTATTATTAATTGATTTAAGAGGGCATGGTATGTCTAACGATATGCCTGTTCAGAGTGACTATTCTTTGGATATTGTTGTTGAAGAGGTAGTTGAAGTTATTCAACACCTAAAGATCAAAAAATCACATTTTATTGGTGTCTCTTTAGGGACTATAATAATCACTAAAATTTCAGATTTATATCCTAGTCTCGTAAATAAAGTAATATTAAGCGGAGCTATTACTAGCTTTTCAACACGAACACTTTTTCTTCTTAGAACGGCTCAAGCCATTAAAGGATTTACGCCTAACATTATATTATATCGTTTGTTTGCGCTTATTATAATGCCCAGTAAAGAGCACAGAGTATCAAGAAGAGTGTTTATCAATGAAGCTAAAAAAATTAAAAATAGAGCTTTCCAGAATTGGTTAAGGTTGTTGCCTGAAATTAAACATACTATTGATGATATTTCTAAACTAAAATTGTCAAAACCTACCTTATTTATTTCGGGCATAGAAGATTATCTCTTTGTTCGTCAAATTGAAGAATACGTTAAAGACAAGTCCAATTGTTTTTTAGAAAAAGTAAATAATTCTGGTCATATTGTAAACATTGATCAACACCAAGTTTTTAATACATTTGCATTAAAATTCTTAAAATAATTATGAAAAACTTCATTGCTCTAGTTGGTTCAATCTTACTTATTGCTTGTTCCTCAAATTCACAAACGTTTACCAATTTATCCCCAAAAGAGTTCAAATCTGCATTTGAAAAAGAGAATGCCATTCTTTTAGATGTGCGTACTCCTCAAGAAATTAATGGCGGTATGATAGAAAATGCCAGTACTATTGATTTTTACGATGCAGATTTTTCCAAAAAAATTGCAAAGATTCAAAAAGATAAAACGGTATATGTCTATTGTAAGAGTGGAGGTAGGAGCTCCAAAGCTGCAAAAATGTTATTAGAGTCAGGACAAACCAAGGTGGTTAATTTGAAAGGTGGGATAATGGCATGGAATACAAATCGTATGCCACTGACCAAATCCACGTCTAAAAAAGACCATTCTATGGAGGAGTTGTCAATTTCTGATTTTGATAATATGTTATCAAAAAATAGTTTGGTCTTAGCTGATTTTCATACCCTTTGGTGTGTGCCTTGCCGAAAGATGTCGCCCATTGTAGATGAACTTAAAGTTGAATACGAAAGTTCAGCAGAAATTCTTAGAATAGATATGGATAAAAGTGAACTTTTAGCAGATTCTTATAATATCAAAGCCGTGCCTACTTTTGTGCTTTTCAAAGATTCTAAAGAAATCTGGAGACATACGGGTCTTATCAGTAAAGAAGAATTAGAGGAGATATTAAAATCTAATATTTAAATTAGTGGAGCTGGTGGGAATCGAACCCACGTCCAAACAAGGAACTCAAGCGCTTTCTACATGTTTATTGTTTTTTGATTGTCGGGAAGGGTAAGGAAAAACACAACCATACTCCAACCTTATCTTCTTTAGTTTCGCTTTTTAGTCGAAGCCCTAAATCGCTAGCTCAATCTTTTCTGATGCTTCAATAGAACGAAAGCGTTGAGCCATCTTTCATTCGGAAGCAAAGGCGTCCTAAATACTATATCTAGGCAGCCATAGCGTAGTTATACTCGCCATTTAAAAGTGTGTGAATTGATATTTACGAGCCAACAAACAACGCTCGACATGCTTACGGTTAACTTCATCTTGTAGTCAAAACCAGTCAGCCCCAATAAAAAAAGAACAGCTGCAAAGTTACACTATTTATAACTTTCATTTACACAGAATTATTAGTAGTCAAAAAGGAGTTTTTTTGATAAAGCATACATGTAATCTCGATTAAGACCAATTTATTACTGATAAATGATGGATTTTTTCCGTTAAACGAGTGTGAAAATGTTAAGTTTTTTGATAGTGCAATATATTAGGTTTGTATATGTTTAAGCACATTAGCATAGCAAGGGATTTAGCATAGAGGTTGTCCTAGAGCTAAAGTAGTGATTATGTAAAACTTAAAGTGGGGAATGAAATTTGTCTTAAGTATATTTTTTCTGTTTTTGAGTGTAGTTCTTTTTGCGCAGATACCGGGTATTCCTTACCAAGCGGTTTTGCTAAGTCAAGAAAATGCTCAAGAGTTACCGGGTTACGATTCTGAGTACGCCAATTTACTAACCAATTCTATAGTTTCTGTGCGTTTTTCGATTTATGATGGTAATGGCCGTACTGCTCGATTAAGTATGAACCTCATTTTAATGTCTTTTGGTTTTCCGCCTGCTATCATTCTACGAAATGATAGGAAAAAATATTATGCTGCCTTAAATGCCGCTAATAAGGGTAATTACCAAAAGCTAATGCTTCTTATGGTGCAAGCTGTAGAGCGTACTTTAAATATTTATATTAATGCTTTGCCTGGTTCCGAAGATGGCTATGATGAGATTTCAAATATCGTTAAAGAGGATGATGTTCCTTATGGGCAGGAGTATATTAGTTTACTGGCTCGGCAGGGTAAAATAGATGCTTATAAAGAAGGAAAAAATTGGTTAACCTCTAAAAAAGCCATTCATAATTATATCATAACAAGAAAGCGTAATCGCTAAATTTTTGATTAGAATTTAAGTTTTTTATTAGATAAATTCTGCTAATTTTGAGGCATGACTAAAACCAAGATTGGCATATTAAGAGAGGGTAAAACACCACCTGATAAAAGAGTTCCTTTGACTCCTACACAATGTCAGGTGCTAATGAATCAATATTCTAATTTAGATTTGGTGGTTCAAAAAAGTCCTATTCGCTGTTTTGATGATAGTGACTATTCAGCTTTAGGTATTCCATTAGTTGATGATGTTTCGGACTGTGACATACTTATGGGAGTAAAAGAGGTTGTGAAAACAGAACTTCTTAATGATAAAATGTATTTTTATTTTTCTCATACGATAAAATCACAACTATATAATCTAGAGTTGCTTCAAAAAATGGTTGAGAAAAATATCTCAATGGTTGATTATGAAACGTTAAAGTATGCCAATGGAAGACGTGTTCTTGGTTTTGGTAGATTTGCTGGTGTTGTGGGTTGTTACAATGGTTTTTTGGCTTATGGTGAAAGAACTCAAAAATACCATTTAAAACCTGCTAATAGTTGTGAGGATAGGGTAGAGCTTGAAGAGGAGTTAAAAAAGATAGACTTGCCTAACGTTAAAATCATTGTTTCTGGAAATGGTAGAGTAGGGCAAGGTGCCTTAGAAATTATACATACTTTAGGTATAAGAGAAGTAAGCAAAGAAGAATTTACGACTCAAAGTTTTGATGAAGCTGTTTATGTTCATCTAGATTTTTACGACTATAATGTGCGAATTGATGGTTCGGACTTTTCTAGTTCAGATTTCTTTTCGAATCCAGAATTATTCAAATCTTCGTTTATTGATTTTGCTTCTTGTGCTGATATTTTTATTGCTGGTCATTATTATGGTGCGGGTTCTCCTTATCTGTTTACTAGAGAGGATGCTAAGTCTCCTGATTTTAAAATTCGTACAATTGCTGATATTTCTTGCGATATTGATGGTCCTGTGGCTTCTACCATTCGCCCTTCAACTATAGAAAACCCTATTTATGGGTATAATCCCCATACCGAATCTGAAGATATTTTTAATAAAGAAGATGTCATCACAGTAATGGCAGTAGACAATTTGCCTTGTGAATTACCGAAAGACGCTTCTGAAGATTTTGGTAACGAATTAATAACACATATTTTTCCTTGCTTACTTTCAGAGGATAGCGATAATATTATCGATAAAGCTACCATTTGTAAAAATGGTGATTTGAATGCTCCTTATGAATATTTAAGAGATTACTTAAACGGCTATTAGCATTTTTTTAAATCACTAATTGTTTGAGTAGGGTTTTCTGATTTGAAAACAAAACTTCCTGCTACTAATACATCTGCTCCTGCTTCTATTAGTTTTGGTGCATTTGTAGAGTTTACTCCTCCATCAATTTCTATCTTAGTATTGGCGTTTTTACTGTTTATAAGTTTTTTTAGTTCTTTGACTTTGTCATAGGTGTTTTCAATGAACGACTGACCGCCAAATCCTGGATTTACTGACATTAAGCAAACTAAATCAATGTCATTAATGGTATCTTTTAATAAATCCACTGAAGTATGTGGGTTCAGTGCTACACCAGCTTGCATACCTTCAGCTTTTATAGCTTGTAAGGTGCGATGTAGGTGTGTACAGGCTTCATAATGAACGGTTAGGATATCAGCACCTACTTCTTTAAAGGTTTTGATGTATCTGTCGGGTTCAACAATCATCAAGTGTACGTCCATGGTTTTCTTAGCATGTTTTTTAATAGCCTTAATAACTGGCATTCCAAAAGATATGTTAGGAACAAATACGCCGTCCATTACATCTATATGAAACCAATCGGCTTGGCTTTGGTTAAGCATTTCACAGTCTTTTTGTAGGTTGGCAAAATCGGCTGCTAAAACGGAAGGTGCTATTAAATGTGACATAAATGATAAATTATTTTGCGACAAAGTTAAAAAAAAAGAGAGCCGAAGCTCTCTTTAAATTATCCCAAGTAGGTTTTTAATATTTTACTTCTTGAAGTGTGTTTTAATCGGCGAACAGCTTTTTCCTTAATTTGTCGAACTCTTTCTCTTGTAAGATCAAATGCTTCACCAATTTCTTCTAAGGTCATGGCATGAGCTCCATTTAATCCAAAATAGGCTTTAACGACTTCACCTTCTCTAGGTGTTAGTGTTGCTAAAGCTCTTCCGATTTCTTGTCTTAATGAATCAACCATTAGTCCTTCATCAGGGTTAGGGCTGTCTTCACTACCAATGACATTATACATATTGCTGTCTTCTCCTTCAACTAAAGGTGCATCCATGGATACGTGACGACCAGAATTTTTCATAGCCTGTTTCACTTCATCTTCAGTCAAATCCAATTCTTTAGCGACTTCTTCAGCTGTAGGTGGTCTTTCCAATTGTTGTTCCAATAAGGCATAGGCTTTATTGATTTTATTGATGGATCCAATTTTGTTCAAGGGTAGTCTGACAATTCTTGATTGTTCGGCCAATGCTTGAAGTATAGATTGACGAATCCACCATACTGCGTAAGAAATAAATTTGAAACCACGAGTTTCATCAAAACGTCTAGCAGCTTTTATCAAACCAAGGTTTCCTTCGTTGATTAAATCAGGAAGTGATAAACCTTGATTTTGATATTGCTTTGCTACTGACACTACAAAACGTAGATTAGCTTTAGTAAGCTTCTCTAAGGCCATTTCATCACCTGCTTTTATTCGTTGAGCTAACTCGACTTCTTCTTCTGCAGTAATTAAGTCTACACGACCTATTTCTTGCAAATATTTATCTAGTGAAGCGGTTTCTCTGTTGGTTACCTGTTTGGTGATTTTTAGCTGTCTCATCTTGTAATTTAATGTTAATATTTAGGTTGTTCTAGCATACTTATACGCTAGAAACAATCAAAGGTTACAACTGTTGATTATTTTTTTTCAGGTTTTGGTAAAAGTACTTTTCTTGATAATCTGAGTTTTCCAGATTTAGCATCAATTTCAGTTAATTTAACTTCTACTTTATCACCTTCTTTCAAAACATCTTCAACATTTTCGACTCTTTCCCAATTGATTTCTGAAATATGTAATAGTCCGTCTGTTCCCTTACCAATATTTACAAATGCACCGTATGGCATTATTGATCGTACTGTTCCAGTAAAGACATCACCTACTTCAGGAGTGAATGTTAACGCTTTTATTTCAGAAATAGCATTGTCAAGTAATTCTTGACCTGTTCCTAAAATTTCTACTTTACCTTGATTATCAATTTCTTCAATTGTAATTGTAGTATCCGTATCAGCTTGAAGTTGTTGGATTATCTTTCCACCTGGTCCAATTACTGCTCCAATTGTATCTTTAGGTATATACATCACATGAATTTTTGGCACATGTGGTTTTAGTTGCTCTCTAGTTTCAGATATAGTATCTGTTAGCTTCCCTAAGATGTGCATTCTACCAGCATTGGATTGCTCTAGTGCTTGAGTAAGAATTTCATACGATAATCCTTCTATTTTGATATCCATTTGACAAGCAGTAATACCATCTTTAGTACCACATACTTTAAAGTCCATGTCGCCTAGGAAGTCTTCATCTCCTAGGATATCTGATAATACAGCAAACTTGTTTCCATCAGTTATTAACCCCATGGCAATACCTGAAACGGGTTTTCTTAGTTTAACACCTGCATCCATTAATGCCATTGTTCCGGCACATACCGTTGCCATAGATGATGAACCGTTTGATTCAAGTATATCAGAAACGACTCTTACAGTGTAAGGGTTGTCTTCGTCAATCATTCTCGACAATGCTCTTTGTGCAAGGTTACCATGACCAATCTCTCTTCTACTTACCCCTCTAATTGGTCTTGCTTCACCAGTTGAAAATGGAGGGAAGTTGTAGTGCAGATAGAATCTTTCGGAACCTACCTTAGTTACACCATCAATTCTATTCTCATCCATCTTTGTACCTAATGTTACTGTGGTAATAGATTGTGTTTCACCTCTTGTAAAAAGGGCTGAACCGTGTGGTCTTGGTAAATAATCTACTTCACACCATATTGGACGAATATCAGAAGGGTTACGACCATCTAAACGTACGTTTTCGTTTAGCACCATATCTCTAACGGCTTTTTTCTCAGCCTTTTTGAAATATGCTCCTAACATGAAACTTTTTTCAGCAAGTTCTTCTGCTGAAAGTGTTTCTTTAAAAGCATCTTTAATGGCTTTGAAATCGTTGCTTCTAGCGTGTTTTTCAGATGCTTTTTTTGCTACAGAATAGAATTTGTCATAACAGAATGCCATAACATTATCTTCTAATTCCTTATCGTGATTTTCGTGAGAGTACTCTCTTTTAGTTTCTGTACCTACTTCTTTTGTTAATTCCAATTGAACAGCACAGTGATTTTTTATTTCATCATGGGCAAATTTGATAGCTTCTACCATTTCTGCTTCAGAAATTTCATCCATTTCACCTTCCACCATTGCTACACTATCAGCAGATGCACCGATTACCATATCAATATCAGATTCTTCTAATTGAGCTGGACTAGGGTTAGCTATTAATTCACCATTAACACGTCCAACTCTTACTTCAGAAATTGGACCATTGAATGGAATATCAGAAACTGCAAGTGCAGCAGATGCACCTAATCCTGCTAATGCTTCTGGACATACGTTTTCATCGTGCGATACTAAGGATAACATGATTTGTGTGTCAGCATGGTAGTCGCTAGGGAATAATGGACGCAGTATTCTGTCTACTAATCTCATTATTAAAATTTCGTGATCCGTTGGTCTTGCTTCACGCTTTAAAAAACCACCTGGAAAACGTCCATCAGCAGCGAATTTTTCTCTGTAATCTACAGTAAGTGGCAGGAAGTCAACATCGTCTTTAGCATCTTTATTAGATACTACTGTTGCTAATAGAACAGAATCACCCATTCTTAATTCAACTGATCCATGAGCTTGTTTAGCTAATTTACCAGTTCTTATTTCAATGGTTCTACCATCTTTCTGTTCAATTTTTTTTACAATTTCTTTCATTTTTCTTTGTCTATTAACATACTAACGGATTTATACACAAAAAGGCAATTGAAAAATTGCCTTTTGCGTATTGTCCGCTTAGAAGATACCTTATCTTCTTATTCCTAAATCTTTAATAAGCGTTCTATATTTCTCGATGTCTTTATTCATCAAGTAATCAAGAAGACCTCTTCTCTTACCTACAAGAAGTTGTAGTGAACGCTGAGTATTTTTATCTTTTCTATTATTTTTTAAGTGACCTGTAAGGTATGATATTCTGTTGGTAAATAAAGCTATTTGACCTTCAGTTGAACCTGTATTTTTTGAGTCACCGCCGTATTTTTTAAAAATGGCGTCTTTTTCTTTAGCAGTTAAATGCATTTTGTTTTGTTTTTTATATCCTAAAAATGGTTTGCAAATATAGAAAAACTTTTAAATAATAAAAGATATTTCACTCTTGTTTTCTAGGATAAGTACATATCTAGTAATGATGATATTTTGGATTTTAGATTTTTACGTTCTACAATGAAGTCTAGAAATCCGTGCTCCAGAACAAATTCAGAGGTTTGAAAACCTTCTGGTAGGTTTTTACCAATGGTTTCTTTGACTACTCTAGGGCCAGCAAAGCCTATTAATGCTCCAGGTTCTGCAATGTTTACATCGCCCAGCATAGCAAATGATGCTGTTACACCACCTGTTGTAGGGTCTGTTAGTAGGGAGATATAGGGTAATTTAGCTTGAGCGAGTAATGAAAGGTTTGCAGATGTCTTTGCCATTTGCATAAGAGAAAATGCGGCTTCCATCATTCTTGCTCCACCTGATTTAGAGATCATCATGAAACCACATTTTTGTTTGACAGCTTCTTGAATGGCTCTACTAATTTTTTCACCTACAACAGCACCCATTGACCCTCCAATGAAATTGAAATTCATACAGGCAATAACAATGGGTTTACCGTCAATTTTTCCGTATCCTGAAGTGATAGCATCTTTTAAACCGGTCTTCTTTTTAGTTTGAACTAGTCTATCCTTGTATTTTTTGGTATCCTCAAACTTTAAGGGGTCTTTAGATTCCATTTTAGCATCTAGCTCCTTGAATTTACCTTCGTCAAATAGAATAAAAAAGTAGCCATCAGCATTAATTCTTTCATGGTAGCCACATTTTTCGCAGACACTTAGTCCAGATTCATGTTCTTCTGTTGGCGCTATTTGTTTACATTTAGGACATTTGTACCACAATCCCTCAGGGGTTTCTTTTTTATCGTTTGTGGAAGTAGTAATGCCTCCTTGTATTCTTTTAAACCAACCCATTTTGTTTACTTCAAGGTATTAACGTTATTTAAATCAGCAAAGGCTTGATTAAGACGACTTTTAAAAGCTTCTTCCCCTTTTCTTTGCCATACTCTAGGGTCGTAATACTTTTTGTTAGGAATGTCGTTGCCTTCAGGATTTCCAATCTGACTTGAAATGTAGTCCTTTTTGTCATTCATATAATCTCTTACTCCAGATGTGAAAGCGTATTGAAAATCGGTATCTAGATTCATCTTTATTACTCCATATCCTATCGCTTCTCTAATATCTTCTACTGAAGAGCCTGACCCGCCATGAAATACAAAGTTAACTGGATTTTCAATGGTGCCAAATTTTTCTTGAATATACGTCTGAGAGTTTTTAAGTATTTTAGGTTGTAAGTCTACATTTCCAGGTTTATATACTCCGTGAACATTACCAAAAGCGGCTGCAACAGTAAATTTATCACTTACTTTCATCAATTCTTCGTAGGCATATGCTACTTCTTCGGGTTGAGTGTAAAGTTTTGAGCTATCGACGTCTGAATTATCAACACCATCTTCTTCACCTCCTGTAATACCTAATTCTATCTCTAATGTCATATCCATTTTACTCATTCTTTCGAGATAGCGTTTGCAGATATCAATATTTTCTTCTAAAGATTCTTCT
This Flavobacteriales bacterium DNA region includes the following protein-coding sequences:
- a CDS encoding NAD(P)-dependent oxidoreductase codes for the protein MTKTKIGILREGKTPPDKRVPLTPTQCQVLMNQYSNLDLVVQKSPIRCFDDSDYSALGIPLVDDVSDCDILMGVKEVVKTELLNDKMYFYFSHTIKSQLYNLELLQKMVEKNISMVDYETLKYANGRRVLGFGRFAGVVGCYNGFLAYGERTQKYHLKPANSCEDRVELEEELKKIDLPNVKIIVSGNGRVGQGALEIIHTLGIREVSKEEFTTQSFDEAVYVHLDFYDYNVRIDGSDFSSSDFFSNPELFKSSFIDFASCADIFIAGHYYGAGSPYLFTREDAKSPDFKIRTIADISCDIDGPVASTIRPSTIENPIYGYNPHTESEDIFNKEDVITVMAVDNLPCELPKDASEDFGNELITHIFPCLLSEDSDNIIDKATICKNGDLNAPYEYLRDYLNGY
- the rpsO gene encoding 30S ribosomal protein S15; this translates as MHLTAKEKDAIFKKYGGDSKNTGSTEGQIALFTNRISYLTGHLKNNRKDKNTQRSLQLLVGKRRGLLDYLMNKDIEKYRTLIKDLGIRR
- the accD gene encoding acetyl-CoA carboxylase, carboxyltransferase subunit beta — translated: MGWFKRIQGGITTSTNDKKETPEGLWYKCPKCKQIAPTEEHESGLSVCEKCGYHERINADGYFFILFDEGKFKELDAKMESKDPLKFEDTKKYKDRLVQTKKKTGLKDAITSGYGKIDGKPIVIACMNFNFIGGSMGAVVGEKISRAIQEAVKQKCGFMMISKSGGARMMEAAFSLMQMAKTSANLSLLAQAKLPYISLLTDPTTGGVTASFAMLGDVNIAEPGALIGFAGPRVVKETIGKNLPEGFQTSEFVLEHGFLDFIVERKNLKSKISSLLDMYLS
- the rpe gene encoding ribulose-phosphate 3-epimerase, with translation MSHLIAPSVLAADFANLQKDCEMLNQSQADWFHIDVMDGVFVPNISFGMPVIKAIKKHAKKTMDVHLMIVEPDRYIKTFKEVGADILTVHYEACTHLHRTLQAIKAEGMQAGVALNPHTSVDLLKDTINDIDLVCLMSVNPGFGGQSFIENTYDKVKELKKLINSKNANTKIEIDGGVNSTNAPKLIEAGADVLVAGSFVFKSENPTQTISDLKKC
- a CDS encoding alpha/beta hydrolase, whose amino-acid sequence is MKNKLSFKVIPLLKYKHFIKSDDADWITFIHGAGGSSTIWHKQVKVLKEHFNLLLIDLRGHGMSNDMPVQSDYSLDIVVEEVVEVIQHLKIKKSHFIGVSLGTIIITKISDLYPSLVNKVILSGAITSFSTRTLFLLRTAQAIKGFTPNIILYRLFALIIMPSKEHRVSRRVFINEAKKIKNRAFQNWLRLLPEIKHTIDDISKLKLSKPTLFISGIEDYLFVRQIEEYVKDKSNCFLEKVNNSGHIVNIDQHQVFNTFALKFLK
- the fbaA gene encoding class II fructose-bisphosphate aldolase translates to MNKMIKAGVATGNQVQEIFNHAKQHAYALPAVNVVNTSSVNAVLEAARDNNSPAMVQFSAGGSQFFAGKGLSNDNFQAAIAGGISGAMHTHQLAELYGATIILHTDHCAKKLLPWIDGLLSASEDFYKVHGKSLYSSHMIDLSEESLEENIDICKRYLERMSKMDMTLEIELGITGGEEDGVDNSDVDSSKLYTQPEEVAYAYEELMKVSDKFTVAAAFGNVHGVYKPGNVDLQPKILKNSQTYIQEKFGTIENPVNFVFHGGSGSSVEDIREAIGYGVIKMNLDTDFQYAFTSGVRDYMNDKKDYISSQIGNPEGNDIPNKKYYDPRVWQRKGEEAFKSRLNQAFADLNNVNTLK
- a CDS encoding polyribonucleotide nucleotidyltransferase; its protein translation is MKEIVKKIEQKDGRTIEIRTGKLAKQAHGSVELRMGDSVLLATVVSNKDAKDDVDFLPLTVDYREKFAADGRFPGGFLKREARPTDHEILIMRLVDRILRPLFPSDYHADTQIMLSLVSHDENVCPEALAGLGASAALAVSDIPFNGPISEVRVGRVNGELIANPSPAQLEESDIDMVIGASADSVAMVEGEMDEISEAEMVEAIKFAHDEIKNHCAVQLELTKEVGTETKREYSHENHDKELEDNVMAFCYDKFYSVAKKASEKHARSNDFKAIKDAFKETLSAEELAEKSFMLGAYFKKAEKKAVRDMVLNENVRLDGRNPSDIRPIWCEVDYLPRPHGSALFTRGETQSITTVTLGTKMDENRIDGVTKVGSERFYLHYNFPPFSTGEARPIRGVSRREIGHGNLAQRALSRMIDEDNPYTVRVVSDILESNGSSSMATVCAGTMALMDAGVKLRKPVSGIAMGLITDGNKFAVLSDILGDEDFLGDMDFKVCGTKDGITACQMDIKIEGLSYEILTQALEQSNAGRMHILGKLTDTISETREQLKPHVPKIHVMYIPKDTIGAVIGPGGKIIQQLQADTDTTITIEEIDNQGKVEILGTGQELLDNAISEIKALTFTPEVGDVFTGTVRSIMPYGAFVNIGKGTDGLLHISEINWERVENVEDVLKEGDKVEVKLTEIDAKSGKLRLSRKVLLPKPEKK
- a CDS encoding thioredoxin domain-containing protein codes for the protein MKNFIALVGSILLIACSSNSQTFTNLSPKEFKSAFEKENAILLDVRTPQEINGGMIENASTIDFYDADFSKKIAKIQKDKTVYVYCKSGGRSSKAAKMLLESGQTKVVNLKGGIMAWNTNRMPLTKSTSKKDHSMEELSISDFDNMLSKNSLVLADFHTLWCVPCRKMSPIVDELKVEYESSAEILRIDMDKSELLADSYNIKAVPTFVLFKDSKEIWRHTGLISKEELEEILKSNI
- a CDS encoding sigma-70 family RNA polymerase sigma factor, coding for MRQLKITKQVTNRETASLDKYLQEIGRVDLITAEEEVELAQRIKAGDEMALEKLTKANLRFVVSVAKQYQNQGLSLPDLINEGNLGLIKAARRFDETRGFKFISYAVWWIRQSILQALAEQSRIVRLPLNKIGSINKINKAYALLEQQLERPPTAEEVAKELDLTEDEVKQAMKNSGRHVSMDAPLVEGEDSNMYNVIGSEDSPNPDEGLMVDSLRQEIGRALATLTPREGEVVKAYFGLNGAHAMTLEEIGEAFDLTRERVRQIKEKAVRRLKHTSRSKILKTYLG